Within the Stenotrophomonas maltophilia genome, the region ACGCTGCCAAGCCGGCGGCTGCCGTGCCGGCCAGTGCCGCAACGGCCAGCGCCGAGGCACCGGCCTACATCGGCATCGACGACTTCGCCAAGCTCGACCTGCGCATCGGCAAGGTGCTGGTGTGCGAGTTCGTGGAGGGTTCGGACAAGCTGCTGCGCTTCGAGCTGGATGCCGGCGAACTGGGCAAACGGCAGATCTTCTCCGGCATCCGTGCCAGCTACGGCGAGCCGGAAGCGCTGGTCGGCCGCAGCGTCGTGTTCATCGCCAACCTGGCCCCGCGCAAGATGCGCTTCGGCCTGAGTGAAGGCATGATCCTGTCGGCAGGTTTCGATGGTGGCGCGCTGGCGCTGCTGGACGCCGACAGCGGCGCGCAGCCGGGTATGCCGGTCCGCTGATGCACTGCGCGGGTGCGGCCACGGCCGCTCCCGCCGGTCACGGCAACGACGGGACGCACCACGGGAGGCATCGGAATGGAACTGGCGCTGTTCGACTTCGACCATACCGTCACCACCTGCGATACCTATGGCCGCTTCCTGCGCCGCGTGGCCACCGCCGAGCAGCTTGCGCAGGCGTGGTGGAAGGTGGGTCCGTGGCTGGCGGCGTACCGGCTGAAACTGATCTCGGCCGAACGCATCCGCGCCCGCGTCACCCGCCTCACCTTCAGCGAGCGCCACGCCGACGACATCGCAGCGCTGGCCACCGGCTTCTCGCGCGAATTCCTGCCCGAGGTGGTGCGCCCGGAAATGCTGGAACAGATCCGCTGGCACAAGGAACAGCAGCACACCGTGGTGGTCGTGTCCGGTTCGCTGGATCTGTACCTGCGTCCCTGGTGCGAAACGCTGGGTCTTGAACTGATCTGCAACCGCCTTGAAAGCCAAGACGGACGCCTGACCGGCCGTTACCACGGCGGCGATTGCGGTCCTCGCAAGGTCGAGCAGATCCGTCGCCGTTTCGATCTGTCGCGTTACACGCGCATCCACGCTTATGGCGACAGCGCAGAGGACCGGCCGATGCTGGCCCTCGCCCACGAACGCTGGTTCCGTGGCAAACCCCTGAAGTGATCCATACGCGCAGCCTTCGCCACGCATGAGCCTGATTCCGCCGCTGACCGAACGCCTGGACCGACTGTTGCCGCAGACGCAATGCGGACAATGCGGCTATGACGGTTGCCGCCCCTATGCGCAGGCGATGGCGCGCGGCGAGGCGGGCGTGGACCGCTGCCCGCCGGGCGGCGATGCGGGCGCGCGTGCACTGGCCCAGGTACTGGGTGTGCCGGCACTGCCGTTTGATCGTACGCGCGGCGAACACAAGGCGCCGCAGGTTGCGGTGATCGTCGAGGCCGACTGCATCGGCTGCACCAAGTGCATCCAGGCCTGCCCGGTGGACGCGATTGTCGGCGGCGCGAAGTACATGCATACCGTGATCGCCGACCTGTGCACGGGCTGCGAGTTGTGCATTCCACCGTGTCCGGTGGACTGCATCGTGCTGCGGGAAAGGTAGCGGTGCCAGCTCCCTTCCGGCAGGAAAGGGAGCTGACACCCGCCCGCCGTTACGGCACGGCCGCCGTCACCACGATCTCGACCTTCCACTCGGCGTGTGCCAGCTTGGCTTCGACCGTGGCACGGGCCGGGGTCGCACCCTCGACCACCCATTCGTCCCATGCCTTGTTCATGCCGTCGAAGTCGGCCATGTCGGCCAGGAACACTTCCGCGCGCAGCACATGCTGGCGATCACTGGCGACCAGTGCCAGCAGCTTGTCGATCTCGGCCAGCACCTGCCGGGTCTGTCCGGTGATGTCCTGGCTGGTGTCCTCCGGAATCTGGCCGGAGAGGTAGGCAACCTTGTTGTACACGGTCATTTCGGACATGCGCGGTCCGACGTCGTAACGCTCCATCATGGGCGTGGCTCCTGCGGGTGATCAGGCCTGCATTGTCCTCCAAACCGGCGGCGGGTGGGGCTCCTGCACCACCGCTGTTCAAATGCCTTCGAGAGGCGCACGATGCGCCACGCCCGCGTTGACACCGCCCTCGCCCTCCCTGCCGCACCCTTGCGCCGATGACCGTCCCTTCCGATCCCGCAACCGCTCCGTCCATCCCGGTCTGGAAGCGGCTGCTTACCATCTTCGTTCCCCTGCTGATCCTGGCCCTGGCCCTGCATGGCCTGGCCGGCGAGTTCGACGAACATGGCTACCGCGCCATCCGCCAGGCGTTCCATGCACTCAGCGCAACGCAGATCGCACTGACCGTGACGCTGGGCCTGGCCAGTTATGCCTGCCTGATCGGCTTCGATGCCATCGGCCTGCGACGCAGCGGCATCCGCGTGCATCCCGCGCGCATCGGTATCACCGCGTTTCTCGCCCACACCCTGGGCCAGACCGTCGGCTTTGCGGCCTTGACCGGCGGCGCGGTGCGCCTGCGGGGCTATCGCGGTGCCGGGCTGGATCTGGCCCAGATCGGCCAGGTCGTGCTGATGAGCACGCTCGGTTTCATGTTCGGTGCATGGCTGTTGATCGGCCTGGCGTTATGCCTGGAACCCTCAGCGGCGGCGCTGGCGCTGCCGTTGGATTCCGGCGCCGTGCGCGCGGTCGGCATTGCCGCCCTGCTCGCCTATCTGGCCACGGTGCTGCTGGTCGGCCGCAGCGGACGCCAGTTCCGTGTGTTCGGCCACGCCCTGTGGCTGCCCGACCGGCTGACCATGCTCGGCGTCACCGCGCTCAGCGTGATCGAACTGGTGCTGGCCAGCGCAGCGTTCTACGTGCTGCTTCCGGACTCCACGCCCACCGGGCTTCCCGGCTTCGTCGGCCTGTACCTGGTGGCGGTGCTGGCAGGCCTGGTCTCGACCGTTCCGGCCGGCCTGGGCGTGTTCGAGTGGAGCCTGCTCAAGCTGCTGCCGCAGGTGGCACCGGCGGCGGTGCTGGCGGCCGCGCTGATCTACCGCGTCACCTACTACGTCCTGCCGCTGCTGCTGGCCACCGTGCTCGCGCTTGCGCCTGCACT harbors:
- a CDS encoding HAD family hydrolase, which codes for MELALFDFDHTVTTCDTYGRFLRRVATAEQLAQAWWKVGPWLAAYRLKLISAERIRARVTRLTFSERHADDIAALATGFSREFLPEVVRPEMLEQIRWHKEQQHTVVVVSGSLDLYLRPWCETLGLELICNRLESQDGRLTGRYHGGDCGPRKVEQIRRRFDLSRYTRIHAYGDSAEDRPMLALAHERWFRGKPLK
- a CDS encoding RidA family protein, with protein sequence MMERYDVGPRMSEMTVYNKVAYLSGQIPEDTSQDITGQTRQVLAEIDKLLALVASDRQHVLRAEVFLADMADFDGMNKAWDEWVVEGATPARATVEAKLAHAEWKVEIVVTAAVP
- the rnfB gene encoding Rnf electron transport complex subunit RnfB produces the protein MSLIPPLTERLDRLLPQTQCGQCGYDGCRPYAQAMARGEAGVDRCPPGGDAGARALAQVLGVPALPFDRTRGEHKAPQVAVIVEADCIGCTKCIQACPVDAIVGGAKYMHTVIADLCTGCELCIPPCPVDCIVLRER